The following proteins come from a genomic window of Parambassis ranga chromosome 4, fParRan2.1, whole genome shotgun sequence:
- the fryl gene encoding protein furry homolog-like isoform X5 codes for MKRLGLLAMGHTIEEDPVRGEEPVTKVDPQMGSSRSARSNQTRLRASAPVSSSVSRRRAPSSVTPLSWEKHNITAMSSITIDPELKPGEFVIKSLFAEFAVLAEKKIEMVMAEPLEKPLSRSLQRGEDAQFDQLISSMSSIAEHCLPSLLRTLFDWYRRQSGTEDESYEYRPRSSTKSKGDEQHRDKDYLLERRDLAIDFIFCLVSVEVLKQIPLHPVPDVLVHEVLNLAFKHFKHKEGYCGPNTGNVHIIADLYAEVIGVLTQSKFQAVRKKFITELKELRQKEQSPYIVQSIISLIMGMKFFRVKMYPVEDFEASFQFMQECAQYFLEVKDKDIKHALAGLFVEILIPVAAAVKNEVNVPCLKTFVEMLYQTTFDLSSRKKHSLALYPLVTCLLCVSQKQFFLNNWHIFLQNCLSHLKMPSNNSIRKQIETLQNKDPKMSRVALESLYRLLWVYIIRIKCESNTVTQSRLLSIVSALFPKGSRSVVPRDTPLNIFVKIIQFIAQERLDFAMKEIIYDLLCVGKSHKTFTINPERMNIGLRAFLVIADSLQQKDGEPPMPTTGIIMPSGNTLRVKKIFLNTTLTDEEAKVIGMSLYYPQVRKALDNILRHLDKEVGRSMSMTSVQMSNKEPEDMITGERKPKIDLFRTCVAAIPRLIPDGMSRQDLIELLAKLTIHMDEELRGLAFTTLQALMVDFPEWREDVLSGFAYFIVREVTDVHPTLLDNAVKMLLQLISQWRQAVQSSNKSHDAQVSSSGHSLSLERNLPLGVLHVVEGLALVVLCSCRPATRKLAVNVLKEVRALHTALGIGKGDEELAIDVMDRLSASVLESFIHLTGADQTNLLYCPSGIDLQTLAEWSSSPISHQFDVVSPSHIWVFAHVTQGQDPWVISFSSYLRQENLPKHCPTALNYAWMFAYTRLQLLSPQVDINSPINAKKVNSLNSSDSYIGLWRNYLILCCSCASSSPSMCSSSSTSGSVRCSPPETLASTPDSGYSYDSKIVGTPSPSSLFKHIVPMMRSESMDITESLVLGLGRTNPVAFRELIEELNPIIKEALERRPENMKRRRRRDILRVQLVRIFELLADAGVISQIASGGLDVESHSLNSTLLEYVDLTRQLLEAENDKDSDTLKDIRCHFSALVANIIQNVPVHQRRTIFPQQSLRHSLFMLFSHWAGPFSIMFTPLDRYSDRNMQINRHQYCALKAMSAVLCCGPVADNVGLSSDGYLYKWLDNILDSQDKKVHQLGCEAVMLLLELNPDQSNLMFWAVDRCYTGSRRVAAGCFRAIANVFHNRDYQFDTVVLLNLILFKAADSSRDIYEVAMQLLQILEPKLFRYAHKLEIQRTDGILTPPSPLPHLYSVSYYQLSEELARTYPELTLPIFSEVSQRIQTAHPGGRQVMLHYLLPWMNNVELVDFKPTIRRPEDCGSGEDEEDVQDRESMMVNSRRWLRGEGWGSPRATTMVLNNLMFMTAKYGDEFAWSEIENVWTTLADSWPKNLKIILHFLISMSGVNSDPSLLPYVKRVVVYLGRDKTMQLLEELMCELELTDPVSSAVTHMDNPPYYRITSSYKIPSVTSGTTSSSNTIVPGTNGHHDSKIKDSNMEDSYTHLDIYSGLNSNLNRQHHRLESRYSSSSGGSYEDEKSDSMPLYANWRLKVMDHNQPEPLPFPPTGGCWSPLVDYLPETNTPAVPLHRCNIAVILLTDLIVDHGVKVEWSAYLHLLLHAVFIGFDHHHPEVYEHCKRLLLHLLIVQGANSSVQSVAMVLLRNRDYNDPRVLTVKPVAPEFNLTVVPTGVQELLPDCQPSPMTDSGLSSSSTSSSISLGAGGTALSHLSPTLLSEVDVTAEQDEKAKALIEFITSRKRGPLWNHEDVSPKNPNIKSADQLSVFVRHVMTVFKHSQTGFQLESLLSEIALRTALSCSSRHYAGRSFQIFRALKQPLTPATLSDILSRLVETVGDPGEEAQGFVIELLLTLESGIDTLADTVKNYDLLTALSQTSTRDHLLGPKFAANRKSTGQLNLNSSGLLHYVHTRSNSLRASLMGERKADRRRCNTLDIADRLGGSHGNLARTRSLSSLGGGGNPCGDTIPPVDPSNLMATVFWIAASLLESDYEFEYLLALRLLNKLLGQLPLERADSRERLEMVQAKLKWYNFPGLLQLFLKGFTSASTQELTIHLLSKLISVSRHTLVDPSQVAGFPLNILCLLPHLIQHFDSPTPFCKETADKIAKVCADEKSATLSNLAHMMSLYSTHSYSRDCNNWINVVCRYLHDAFAEKTLNLVTYLAELLEKGLPGMQQSLLQIIYSLLSHIDLSAAPVKQFNLEIMKIIGKYVQSPHWKEAQNILKLVVSRSASLVVPDDVQRSYSTESCGSPEIAFTRIFNNSSKELPGKTLDFHFDISETPIIGHKYGDQRTAAGRNGKPQVIAVTRSTSSTSSGSNSNGLVQVSWKRPQLSQRRTRERLMNVLSLCGPESGMPKNPSVVFSSNEDLDSSDQQTSLIPTVEEVVREEEVQGEDTGSEQQFGVFKDFDFLDVELEDAEGESMDNFNWGVRRRSLESMDKGDTPSLQECQYTGSTPSLNLTNHEDTDESSEEEVLSASQILTRSGLLNSDSATDETASNHVDSLQQSQESSSSAVTEEATVLPSVPSLPRLDSPILEMTHSDSTSSQLPEDAVSMTAADELSSSVSEDTGFCSAPPLPSDPPELCDIPDSQDLQDTQDHQDTQDPPEDLDPAPPPPPAIDTPPGSLCEEEPQTVLPLCLHIPPDTNPDLDPDSTCGSVWEEDVTQALKELDERCEEEEADFSGMSSQDEGDADGFPEIQASPPPSPFLSAILAAFQPVAYDNEEDAWRCHVNQMLSDTDGSSAVYTFHVFSRLFQGIQRKFGSITHASVRFLGERLQRMGNQFLSSLEVMTSCSQCPTVLLDAETLVSCGLLETLKFSVLELQEHLDTYNAKREAAELWLENCRKTFGDKDSNQRPNTHAQELELCRRLYKLHFQLLLLFQAYCKLISRVDTIKREAEVTNMSEELTILESCLKEAETGNDGQEDVCMSDNAQTNTETAIQSLIETLRARDFSSALTQVKVFRSLWPNDIFGNETDNAVQTLLHIYFRHQTLGQTGCLAVVGPNRDLSQASTRLMELNLQIREALSQAQACQAHTTMVSTGL; via the exons TTAATAAGCTCTATGAGCTCAATAGCAGAACACTGTTTGCCCTCCCTACTGCGCACACTGTTTGACTGGTACCGACGGCAGAGTGGCACTGAAGATGAGTCTTACGAGTACAGGCCTCGCTCTAGTACAAAGTCTAAAGG AGATGAACAGCATCGGGATAAGGATTACCTTCTAGAACGACGAGACTTAGCCATagatttcattttttgtttagtCTCAGTTGAAGTTCTAAAACAG ATTCCACTTCATCCAGTGCCAGATGTTTTAGTACATGAAGTTCTAAACCTGGCATTCAAGCACTTTAAACACAAAGAGGG GTACTGTGGCCCCAACACTGGCAATGTACACATCATCGCAGACCTGTATGCTGAGGTCATAGGGGTTCTTACACAGTCAAA GTTTCAGGCGGTCAGGAAGAAGTTCATCACAGAACTTAAGGAGCTGAGGCAAAAAGAGCAGAGTCCCTACATTGTCCAGAGCATTATCAGTCTCATCATGGGCATGAAGTTCTTTCGGGTTAAAATGTATCCTGTGGAGGATTTTGAGGCTTCTTTTCAGTTCATGCAG GAATGTGCCCAGTATTTCCTGGAAGTCAAGGATAAGGACATAAAGCACGCTCTAGCAGGCCTTTTTGTTGAGATTCTCATCCCTGTCGCAGCT GCGGTAAAAAATGAAGTCAACGTGCCATGCCTGAAAACCTTCGTGGAGATGCTCTACCAGACCACATTCGACCTTAGCTCCAGAAAGAAGCACTCTTTG GCTCTTTATCCCTTGGTGACATGCTTGCTCTGTGTCAGCCAAAAGCAGTTCTTCCTCAACAACTGGCACATCTTCCTCCAGAACTGCCTCTCGCACCTGAAG ATGCCGTCTAACAACAGCATCCGAAAGCAGATTGAGACGCTGCAG AACAAAGATCCTAAAATGTCTCGTGTAGCATTGGAGTCCCTCTACAGATTGCTCTGGGTCTACATTATCAGGATCAAGTGTGAAAGTaacactgtcacacagag tCGACTACTCAGCATCGTTTCAGCACTTTTCCCCAAAGGCTCCCGCAGTGTGGTGCCTAGAGACACACCTCTCAACATCTTTGTCAAGATCATCCAGTTCATAGCTCAG GAAAGGCTGGACTTTGCTATGAAGGAGATTATCTATGACCTCCTCTGTGTTGGCAAGTCTCACAAAACCTTTACCATCAATCCAGAG AGGATGAATATTGGTCTGCGAGCCTTTTTGGTGATTGCTgacagtctacagcagaaagaTGGGGAGCCTCCAATGCCCACCACAGGCATCATCATGCCCTCTGGCAACACCTTGCGTGTCAAAAAGATATTCCTTAACACCACACTCACTGATGAAGAAGCAAAAGTCATTG GCATGTCGCTGTACTACCCACAGGTGAGAAAAGCCTTGGACAACATCCTACGTCACCTGGATAAAGAAGTGGGGCGCTCCATGAGCATGACCAGTGTACAGATGTCCAACAAGGAGCCTGAGGACATGATCAC aggagaaagaaagccAAAGATTGATCTGTTCCGTACATGCGTGGCTGCCATCCCAAGACTAATACCAGATGGCATGAGCAGACAAGACCTAATAGAGCTTCTCGCCAA GCTCACCATTCACATGGATGAGGAGCTGCGTGGCCTGGCCTTTACCACTCTTCAGGCCCTGATGGTGGATTTCCCAGAGTGGCGGGAGGATGTACTTTCAGGATTTGCTTACTTCATAGTCAGAGAAGTGACTGATGTTCACCCCACTCTTCTTGACAATGCTGtcaaaatgctgctgcagctcatcagcCAGTGGAGGCaggcagtgcagagcagcaatAAGAGTCATGATGCACAG GTGTCAAGCAGTGGCCATTCTCTGTCATTGGAGCGTAACCTTCCATTAGGGGTGCTCCATGTGGTGGAAGGTTTGGCATTAGTGGTGCTTTGTAGCTGCCGCCCTGCCACTCGCAAGCTAGCGGTTAACGTCCTCAAGGAGGTGCGcgcactgcacactgctttGGGCATTGGAAAG GGAGATGAAGAACTGGCTATTGATGTAATGGATAGGCTAAGTGCATCAGTGTTGGAGAGCTTCATTCATCTCACAGGAGCAGACCAG ACCAACCTGCTGTATTGCCCTAGTGGGATTGATCTTCAGACACTGGCAGAGTGGAGCTCATCTCCCATTAGCCACCAGTTTGATGTAGTGAGCCCTTCACACATCTGGGTGTTTGCCCATGTCACTCAGGGCCAGGACCCCTGGGTCATCAGCTTCTCCAGCTACCTGCGACAAGAGAATCTACCCAAACATTGCCCCACTGCTCTCAACTATGCCTGGATGTTTGCCTACACccgcctgcagctgctgtcaccACAAGTGGATATAAA TAGCCCCATCAATGCCAAGAAAGTAAACAGTCTGAACAGCAGTGACTCCTACATTGGCCTGTGGAGGAACTACCTgattctctgctgcagctgtgcctCTTCGTCGCCCTCCATGTGttcctcatcctccacctctGGCTCCGTCCGTTGCTCCCCGCCTGAGACGCTGGCGTCCACGCCGGACAGCGGCTACAGTTATGATTCAAAG ATCGTTGGCACTCCGTCCCCCTCTTCCCTGTTTAAACACATTGTTCCAATGATGCGCTCTGAGAGCATGGACATCACAGAGTCTCTTGTGTTGGGGCTTGGCAGGACCAACCCCGTGGCCTTCAG AGAGCTGATAGAGGAGTTAAATCCCATCATCAAAGAGGCTCTAGAACGAAGACCTGAA AACATGAAGCGACGCAGGCGTCGTGACATCCTCAGGGTCCAGCTGGTTCGGATATTTGAGctacttgctgatgctggtgtcATCAGTCAAAT AGCCAGTGGAGGGTTAGATGTAGAGAGCCACTCTCTGAACAGTACACTGCTTGAGTATGTGGATCTGACCAGGCAGTTGCTTGAGGCTGAAAATGACAAGGactctgacacactgaaggACATTCGCTGTCACTTCAGTGCACTTGTTGCCAATATCATTCAGAATGTTCCAG TACATCAAAGGAGGACCATCTTCCCACAGCAGTCATTGAGACACAGTCTGTTCATGCTGTTCAGTCATTGGGCTGGGCCTTTCAGTATCATGTTCACTCCCTTGGATCGCTATAGCGACAGAAATATGCAGATCAACCGGCATCAGTACTGTGCACTAAAG gccatgtctgcagtgttgtgttgtggaCCTGTAGCGGACAATGTTGGCCTCTCCTCTGATGGCTACCTCTACAAGTGGCTGGACAACATCCTGGACTCTCAGGACAAGAAG GTTCATCAGCTGGGATGTGAGGCAGTGATGCTGCTCCTGGAGCTGAATCCAGACCAGAGCAACCTCATGTTTTGGGCTGTAGACCGCTGTTACACTGGCTCCCGTCGTGTAGCTGCAGGCTGCTTTAGGGCCATCGCTAACGTTTTTCACAACAG GGATTACCAATTTGACACTGTGGTGCTGCTGAACCTTATCCTGTTCAAGGCAGCTGATTCTTCCAGGGATATCTATGAAGTGGCCATGCAGCTGTTACAG ATCCTGGAACCCAAGCTCTTCCGTTATGCCCACAAATTGGAGATCCAGCGAACGGATGGCATCCTGACCCCTCCCTCACCACTGCCACACCTCTACTCTGTGTCTTACTACCAGCTGTCTGAGGAGCTTGCACGGACATATCCAGAGCTCACTCTTCCCATCTTCTCAG AGGTGAGCCAGCGTATCCAAACAGCGCATCCTGGTGGTCGTCAAGTAATGTTGCACTATCTCCTACCTTGGATGAATAACGTGGAGCTGGTTGATTTTAAACCAACCATACGGCGACCAGAAGACTGCGGCAGtggtgaagatgaggaggatgtgCAGGACCGTGAAAGTATGATGGTCAACAGCCGGCGCTGGCTCCGCGGAGAGGGTTGGGGATCCCCCCGTGCAACAACGATGGTGCTAAACAACCTCATGTTCATGACCGCCAAG TATGGGGATGAGTTTGCCTGGTCAGAGATTGAGAATGTATGGACCACATTAGCCGACAGTTGGCCAAAGAACCTCAAAATCATTCTACATTTCCTCATCAGTATGTCGGGTGTCAACAGTGACCCCAGCCTCTTGCCCTAT GTGAAACGAGTGGTGGTTTACTTGGGCAGAGATAAGACTatgcagctgctggaggagttGATGTGTGAGCTTGAGCTGACTGATCCTGTTAGCTCGGCTGTCACTCATATGGACAACCCCCCCTATTACCGCATCACCTCCAGTTACAAGATCCCCTCAGTCACCTCAG GAACAACCTCCAGCAGCAATACCATAGTGCCAGGAACCAATGGTCATCATGACAGCAAGATAAAAGATTCCAATATGGAAGACAG TTACACACACTTGGATATCTACAGTGGTCTCAATAGCAACTTGAACCGCCAGCACCACCGCCTGGAATCTcgttacagcagcagctctggggGCTCATATGAAGATGAGAAGA GTGACTCCATGCCACTTTATGCTAACTGGCGTTTGAAAGTGATGGATCACAATCAGCCAGAGCCTCTCCCCTTCCCACCAACAGGAGGCTGCTGGTCTCCCCTCGTGGACTACTTACCAGAGACAAATACCCCAGCTGTACCACTCCACAG ATGTAACATTGCAGTCATCCTGCTGACAGACCTCATTGTGGACCATGGGGTCAAAGTAGAGTGGAGCGCCTACTTGCACCTCCTGCTGCATGCAGTTTTTATAG GGTTTGATCACCACCACCCAGAGGTCTACGAGCATTGTAAACGGCTGCTGCTTCATCTGCTTATTGTCCAGGGTGCAAATAGCAGTGTTCAGTCTGTGGCTATGGTGCTTTTACGTAACAGAGACTATAATGATCCGAGGGTCCTGACTGTGAAGCCAGTTGCTCCAGAGTTcaacctcacag tTGTTCCCACAGGAGTGCAGGAGTTGTTGCCAGACTGTCAGCCCTCACCTATGACAGACTCCGGCCTCAGTTCGAGCTCTACTTCCTCCAGTATAAGCCTTGGAGCCGGAGGTACCGCACTGTCACACCTGTCCCCAACACTTCTCAGTGAGGTAGATGTCACCGCAGAACAAGACGAGAAGGCCAAAGCCCTAATTGAGTTCATCACTTCAAG AAAGCGGGGTCCGCTCTGGAATCACGAGGATGTGTCGCCTAAGAATCCCAACATCAAGAGCGCTGACCAGCTGAGTGTTTTTGTCAGACATGTGATGACTGTCTTTAAACATTCCCAGACAG GTTTCCAACTGGAGTCTTTGCTGAGTGAAATAGCACTTAGGACAGCTCTGTCTTGCTCTTCTCGCCACTATGCTGGTCGCTCGTTCCAAATTTTCCGGGCACTCAAACAACCTCTGACTCCTGCTACACTGTCTGACATTCTTTCTCGGCTTGTTGAGACTGTAGGAGACCCAGGGGAGGAGGCTCAG gGCTTTGTCATTGAACTACTCCTGACACTGGAGTCAGGTATTGATACATTAGCCGACACGGTCAAAAACTATGACCTCCTCACTGCTTTATCACA AACCTCTACTCGGGATCACTTGTTGGGGCCTAAGTTTGCTGCCAACAGGAAAAGTACAGGCCAACTGAACCTCAACAGCAGTGGCCTCCTCCATTATGTCCACACTCGTAGCAACTCGCTTCGTGCCAGCTTGATGGGTGAACGGAAAGCTGACAGACGTAGGTGTAACACCTTAGACATAGCAGACCGACTTGGTGGTAGCCATGGTAACCTGGCACGCACACGGAGCTTATCATCTCTTGGCGGGGGAGGGAATCCATGTGGGGACACCATACCCCCTGTGGACCCTTCAAATCTGATGGCCACAGTGTTCTGGATTGCTGCCTCGTTGCTCGAGTCGGACTATGAGTTTGAGTATCTGCTGGCCCTGCGACTGCTCAACAAGCTGCTTGGCCAGCTACCTCTGGAACgtgctgacagcagagaacGTCTGGAGATGGTCCAAGCCAAGCTGAAGTGGTACAACTTCCCTGGCCTATTGCAGCTCTTCCTGAAGGGCTTCACATCTGCCTCTACTCAGGAGCTTACCATCCACCTGCTCAGCAAGCTCATTAGTGTCTCCAGACATACGTTAGTAGACCCTTCACAAGTAGCAG GTTTTCCTTTGAACATCCTGTGCCTCCTACCACACCTCATTCAGCACTTTGACAGCCCCACTCCTTTCTGTAAGGAGACGGCTGATAAAATAGCCAAGGTGTGTGCAGACGAGAAGTCAGCCACACTGTCCAACCTGGCCCACATGATGAGCCTGTATAGCACGCACAGCTACTCTCGCGACTGCAACAACTGGATCAACGTGGTTTGCCGTTACCTCCATGATGCCTTTGCTGAGAAAACTTTAAACCTGGTCACTTACCTTGCTGAG CTGTTGGAGAAGGGCCTTCCCGGCATGCAGCAGTCCTTGTTACAGATAATCTACAGTCTTCTGAGTCATATTGACCTGTCAGCAGCCCCTGTCAAACAGTTCAATCTTGAGATCATGAAGATTATTGGCAAATATGTACAG agcCCACATTGGAAAGAAGCCCAAAACATTCTGAAGTTGGTTGTGTCTCGATCTGCCAGCCTTGTTGTTCCAGATGATGTGCAGCGCTCTTACAGTACAGAATCATGCGGGTCTCCAGAAATTGCCTTCACACGCATATTTAACAACTCTTCCAAAGAACTGCCTGGGAAGACTCTGGACTTCCACTTTGACATCTCAGAG ACTCCGATTATTGGGCATAAATATGGCGATCAGCGTACTGCAGCAGGCCGCAATGGAAAGCCACAAGTAATCGCTGTAACAAGGAGTACCTCGTCTACATCATCTGGTTCTAACTCCAATGGTCTGGTGCAAGTAAGCTGGAAGAGGCCTCAACTCTCCCAG AGAAGAACCAGAGAGAGGCTGATGAATGTCCTGTCTCTATGTGGTCCAGAATCTGGCATGCCTAAAAATCCATCT GTGGTATTCTCATCCAATGAGGATTTGGACTCATCAGACCAGCAAACTAGTCTTATCCCcacagtggaggaggtggtgagagaagaggaggtgcaaggagaggacacaggcagTGAGCAGCAGTTTGGTGTCTTTAAGGACTTTGACTTCCTAGATGTGGAATTAGAGGATGCTGAG GGGGAGAGCATGGACAACTTCAACTGGGGGGTGCGCCGTCGCTCCCTGGAGAGCATGGACAAAGGAGACACACCGTCTTTGCAGGAGTGCCAGTACACAGGCAGCACGCCAAGCCTCAACCTAACCAACCACGAGGACACAGATGAATCGTCTGAGGAGGAGGTACTGAGCGCTAGCCAGATTCTCACCCGCTCTGGCCTT CTCAACAGTGACTCTGCAACAGATGAAACTGCATCCAACCATGTGGACTCCTTGCAGCAGTCTCAGGAGTCATCCAGCAGTGCTGTGACCGAAGAGGCAACTGTGCTGCCCTCTGTACCATCACTACCACGACTGGATAGCCCAATTTTGGAGATGACCCATTCAGACAGCACCAGCAGCCAGCTGCCTGAG GATGCTGTCAGCATGACGGCAGCCGACGAGCTTAGTAGCAGTGTGAGTGAGGACACTGGGTTCTGCAGCGCCCCCCCTTTGCCTTCTGACCCACCTGAGCTGTGCGATATCCCAGACTCGCAGGACCTTCAAGACACTCAGGACCACCAAGACACCCAGGACCCTCCAGAGGACTTAGAtcctgccccccctcccccaccagCCATAGACACACCACCGGGGTCTCTTTGTGAGGAAGAGCCCCAAACAGTgctgcctctgtgtctgcacATACCGCCAGATACAAATCCTGATCTCGATCCTGATAGCACCTGTGGCTCTGTTTGGGAAGAAGATGTGACACAGGCCCTGAAGGAGCTGGATGAGCgttgtgaggaagaggaggcagactTCTCTGGCATGTCTAG tcaaGATGAAGGTGACGCAGACGGTTTCCCAGAGATCCAGGCCTCTCCGCCCCCTTCGCCATTCCTCTCTGCCATTCTGGCAGCATTCCAGCCTGTTGCCTATGACAATGAGGAGGATGCTTGGCGTTGTCATGTCAACCAGATGTTGTCAGACACAGATGGGTCTTCTGCTGTTTACACATTCCACGTGTTCTCTCGACTATTTCAG GGTATTCAGAGAAAATTTGGCTCCATTACACATGCATCTGTTCGCTTTCTTGGGGAAAGGCTCCAACGAATGGGTAATCAGTTCCTCAGCTCCCTGGAAGTCATGACATCTTGTTCACAGTGTCCTACTGTGCTTCTGGATGCAGAGACG CTGGTCTCTTGTGGACTGTTGGAGACTCTGAAGTTTAGTGTGCTGGAGTTGCAGGAACATCTGGACACCTACAATGCcaagagagaagcagcagagctt tGGCTAGAGAACTGCAGGAAAACATTTGGCGACAAAGACAGCAACCAACGACCCAACACTCATGCACAG gagctGGAGTTATGTCGGAGGCTCTATAAACTGcactttcagctgctgctgctgtttcaggcCTACTGTAAGCTCATCAGCAGGGTGGACACTATCaagagagaagcagag GTGACCAACATGTCTGAAGAGCTCACTATCTTGGAGAGCTGCCTGAAGGAggcagaaacaggaaatgatggCCAGGAAGATGTGTGCATGTCAGACAATGCTCAGACCAACACAGAGACAGCAATCCAGTCACTGATTGAAACTCTTAGAGCCAGAGACTTCAGTTCTGCACTCACACAGGTCAAAGTCTTCAG GTCTCTGTGGCCCAATGATATCTTCGGCAATGAGACTGATAATGCAGTCCAGACCCTTCTGCACATCTACTTTCGTCACCAGACGCTTGGCCAGACAGGCTGCTTAGCAGTGGTGGGCCCCAACAGAGACTTGTCTCAGGCTAGCACCCGCCTCATGGAGCTGAACCTGCAGATCCGGGAGGCTCTGAGTCAGGCACAAGCCTGCCAGGCCCACACCACCATGGTCAGCACTGGACTGTGA